One Nicotiana tomentosiformis chromosome 4, ASM39032v3, whole genome shotgun sequence genomic window carries:
- the LOC104098742 gene encoding uncharacterized protein: protein MEMEDKRIEEVLSFPILISDRIRQAADEADFFKTDCAEVGRQADRLSQMLRSVARFNTSTTGSLYERPVRRIVADVSKNLDRALTLVRKCKRRGILRRVVRIVTAADFRKVNNLLESSIADMTWLLSIFDYDSGGVGGGGGIVLSLPPIASNDPIISWVWSFIASLYLGQLNDRIEAANELASLARDNDRNKKIIVEEGGIFPLLKLFKDKTSSPDAQIAAAGALSYLANDEERVREIVCEVGVPIIVQLLGDSPTRVQIELADLVARMADHSLLAQEEFARENVIRPLVTLLSYDIPIDEPKLGNGKQSIHSLVQINKELEKNSSGLYSYRRVPGSPLSVHYTDGSSKGGGYRKEKENEKPEMKYQLKVSCAKALWMLSKGSVVISKRITETKGLLCLAKLVEREQGDLQLNCLMTIMEITAAAESNADLRRAAFKTNSPAAKAVVDQLLRVIKESDKPTLQIPAVRSVGSLARTFPARETRVIGPLVEQLSNRNLDVAAEAAASLGKFTCSQNFLGMEHSKTIIEFRGVPPVMRLLRGNEQSKLNGLILLCYLVSHAGNSEALEQARVFTALEGVDRSLFAAHPELKELVPEAMYHLNVYHSGVLTERQYNGH from the coding sequence ATGGAAATGGAGGATAAGCGAATAGAAGAAGTGTTATCATTTCCGATTCTAATATCCGACCGAATTAGACAAGCAGCCGATGAAGCCGACTTCTTCAAAACCGACTGTGCTGAGGTTGGAAGACAAGCCGACCGTCTCTCTCAGATGCTCCGGTCCGTTGCCCGGTTCAACACCTCTACTACCGGTTCTCTTTATGAACGTCCGGTCCGTCGAATCGTCGCCGATGTTTCCAAAAATCTGGACCGGGCCTTAACCCTAGTTCGCAAGTGCAAGCGGCGGGGAATCCTCCGCCGTGTTGTCAGAATCGTCACCGCCGCAGATTTTCGTAAGGTAAATAACCTTCTGGAATCTTCCATAGCTGATATGACGTGGCTCCTTAGCATCTTTGACTATGATAGTGGTGgtgttggtggtggtggtggaatTGTACTTTCTCTTCCGCCAATTGCTAGTAATGACCCGATTATTTCTTGGGTTTGGTCATTTATTGCTTCGTTATATTTGGGTCAATTGAATGATAGAATCGAGGCTGCTAATGAATTAGCTTCACTTGCTAGAGATAATGatagaaataagaaaattatagTTGAAGAAGGTGGAATTTTCCCTCTGTTAAAGCTCTTTAAGGACAAAACATCATCCCCGGATGCTCAAATTGCTGCTGCTGGGGCGCTTTCTTATCTGGCTAATGACGAAGAAAGGGTTCGGGAAATTGTTTGTGAAGTAGGGGTACCAATAATAGTTCAACTATTGGGGGATTCCCCGACGAGGGTCCAAATTGAGTTGGCTGATTTAGTGGCAAGAATGGCGGATCATAGTTTATTAGCTCAAGAGGAATTTGCTAGGGAGAATGTAATTAGGCCGCTTGTGACATTGTTATCGTATGATATTCCAATAGATGAACCGAAATTGGGAAATGGGAAGCAAAGCATACATTCCCTTGTGCAGATTAATAAGGAGTTGGAGAAGAATTCGTCGGGGTTGTATAGTTATAGACGTGTGCCTGGATCGCCGTTGTCAGTGCATTATACTGATGGGAGTAGTAAAGGTGGGGGTTACAGGAAAGAAAAAGAGAATGAGAAGccggaaatgaagtatcagctgaAGGTTAGCTGTGCTAAGGCTCTGTGGATGCTTTCCAAGGGAAGCGTTGTGATTAGTAAGAGGATAACAGAGACCAAAGGTTTGCTTTGTTTAGCTAAGCTTGTTGAGAGAGAACAAGGAGATTTGCAGCTTAATTGCTTGATGACGATAATGGAAATAACTGCTGCTGCTGAATCAAATGCTGATCTTAGAAGGGCTGCTTTCAAGACAAATTCCCCTGCTGCAAAGGCTGTTGTGGATCAGTTGTTGCGGGTGATTAAAGAGTCTGATAAACCGACACTGCAGATTCCAGCTGTTAGATCAGTTGGTTCACTTGCTAGGACATTTCCAGCAAGAGAAACACGTGTAATTGGTCCTTTAGTCGAGCAACTTAGTAATAGGAACCTAGACGTGGCAGCAGAAGCTGCTGCCTCACTTGGGAAGTTTACTTGTTCTCAGAATTTCTTGGGTATGGAGCACTCGAAAACAATTATTGAATTCAGAGGTGTTCCTCCTGTGATGAGACTGTTGAGAGGAAATGAACAATCAAAATTGAATGGATTGATTCTCCTCTGCTACCTAGTATCACATGCTGGTAACAGTGAGGCTCTGGAACAAGCACGAGTATTCACTGCTCTCGAGGGAGTAGATCGCTCATTATTTGCTGCACATCCTGAGTTAAAGGAATTGGTGCCAGAGGCAATGTATCACCTAAATGTTTATCACTCTGGTGTACTTACTGAGAGGCAATATAATGGTCATTGA